The following proteins are encoded in a genomic region of Toxotes jaculatrix isolate fToxJac2 chromosome 3, fToxJac2.pri, whole genome shotgun sequence:
- the dyrk3 gene encoding dual specificity tyrosine-phosphorylation-regulated kinase 3, translating into MMIISRKPEGPIATARHGDGLYDSYMRTDHILKDEADTNSPSGLPPMPKHTVVSNKAVMRDQVTVRGGPLKVKYLYEDSTNNRKINAITTATTQNSGTTGHTPSKPAPVSSLSKEHSVDSTESSKGSTESSGTHGVGNGTGNSGKLCGPLTPDQALRLYRSQLTTLEHSEIHSYPDIYFVGPNAKKRPAVAGGSNNCGYDDEQGGYIHVPHDHLAYRYEFLKIIGKGSFGQVAKVYDHKLQQHLALKMVRNEKRFHRQAQEEIRILEHLRKQDRNGTMNVVHMLENFTFRNHICMTFELLSMNLYELIKRNKFQGFSLPLVRKFAHSILQCLEALSRHRIIHCDLKPENILLKQQGRSGIKVIDFGSSCFEHQRVYTYIQSRFYRAPEVILGSRYGLPIDMWSFGCILAELLTGYPLFPGEDEGDQLACVMELLGMPPQKVLEQAKRAKNFINSKGHPRYCGANTLPTGATVLTGSRSRRGKMRGPPGSKEWSAALKGCEDPTFTDFIKKCLDWDPSSRLTPSQALRHPWLYRRLPKPLPGTEKSQGATVKRLPDHHSTSFPSILAKGGPGLGTTAANNKLRSNMLGDSGEAIPLRTVLPKLVS; encoded by the exons GTTGTTAGTAACAAGGCTGTGATGAGGGATCAGGTGACTGTGCGCGGTGGCCCGCTGAAGGTCAAGTACCTGTATGAAGACTCCACCAACAACCGAAAGATCAATGCTATAACCACAGCAACCACTCAGAACAGTGGGACCACTGGTCACACGCCCAGTAAACCTGCGCCGGTCTCCAGCCTGTCCAAGGAGCACAGTGTAGACAG CACTGAATCCAGTAAGGGCTCCACTGAGTCATCCGGCACACATGGAGTTGGGAATGGAACAGGGAACAGCGGGAAGCTGTGTGGCCCGCTCACTCCTGACCAGGCCCTGAGACTGTACCGGTCTCAGCTGACCACCCTGGAGCACTCGGAGATCCACTCCTACCCAGACATCTACTTTGTGGGACCCAATGCCAAGAAGAGGCCTGCTGTTGCAGGAGGCAGCAACAACTGTGGCTATGACGATGAGCAGGGCGGTTACATTCACGTCCCCCACGACCACCTGGCCTATCGCTATGAGTTCCTCAAG ATTATTGGTAAGGGTAGCTTTGGCCAGGTGGCCAAGGTATAcgaccacaaactgcagcaacaccTGGCGCTGAAAATGGTGCGCAACGAGAAGCGCTTCCACCGGCAGGCGCAGGAGGAGATCCGCATCCTGGAGCACTTGCGCAAGCAGGATCGCAATGGCACCATGAATGTCGTGCACATGCTCGAAAACTTCACGTTCCGCAACCACATCTGCATGACCTTTGAGCTGCTGAGCATGAACCTGTATGAGCTTATCAAGCGCAACAAGTTCCAGGGCTTCAGCCTGCCGCTGGTCAGGAAGTTTGCACACTCCATCCTGCAGTGCCTGGAGGCCCTGAGCAGACACAGAATCATCCACTGTGACCTCAAGCCAGAGAACATCCTGCTCAAACAGCAGGGACGTAGCGGCATTAAG GTGATTGACTTTGGCTCCAGCTGTTTTGAACACCAGCGAGTGTACACCTACATCCAGTCTCGTTTTTATCGGGCTCCAGAAGTGATTCTTGGTTCACGTTATGGCCTTCCTATTGACATGTGGAGCTTCGGCTGCATATTGGCAGAGCTGCTGACTGGCTATCCCCTGTTCCCCGGCGAAGATGAGGGTGACCAGCTGGCCTGCGTCATGGAGCTGCTGGGCATGCCTCCACAGAAGGTTCTGGAGCAGGCCAAAAGGGCAAAGAACTTCATCAACTCCAAGGGCCACCCTCGCTACTGTGGAGCCAACACCCTGCCCACAGGGGCTACTGTTCTGACGGGGTCTCGCTCCCGCCGCGGCAAGATGAGAGGCCCTCCCGGTAGCAAGGAATGGAGTGCTGCCCTCAAGGGCTGCGAGGACCCCACCTTTACTGACTTCATAAAGAAGTGTTTGGACTGGGACCCCTCATCTCGTCTCACCCCTAGCCAGGCCCTCAGACACCCATGGCTGTATCGCAGGCTGCCCAAGCCCCTACCTGGGACCGAGAAGAGCCAGGGGGCCACGGTAAAACGACTCCCTGACCACCACAGCACCTCCTTCCCCTCTATCCTGGCCAAAGGGGGGCCTGGCTTAGGCACCACAGCTGCCAACAACAAACTGAGGAGCAACATGTTGGGAGATTCAGGGGAGGCCATACCTCTTCGCACGGTCCTACCCAAACTAGTCTCTTAG